A single Cryomorphaceae bacterium DNA region contains:
- a CDS encoding arylsulfatase — protein sequence MKKLLALLVISSLVVGCGSPQESESQEAEAATPMNVLLLVGDDIAFGDLGIYGSEINTPNFSRLAESGVRFTNFHASPVCSVTRSMLLTGCNNIEVGLGSFDYSFYPPSKGQPGYEGYLTDNALPITQLFKDAGYEVYKAGKWHLGGEAAGGYGPLHWGFTREFGILSGGSNHWNNLRMTPDFTDPDYMNKKFEEHWTLDGEHYDRPEGIYSGELYTNQMIDFIEEGREAGNPWFAYMAFTTAHFPIQAPPELIDKHYEFYLEKGYEGLKQFRYERLKENGLISTEADPSPENDLVKKWDELSEEEKRFQARVFATYAAEIEDQDNRIGQLLDYLSETGQLDNTMIVYISDNGPEGMEAENPHTGNAEFGQWIANNYDTSFEGIGTANSSNYIGTSWANAATGGLSWWKWFVGEGGVRVPMVIVPPGAFSSDYDRSGEMSNAVMSVKDLPMTILDYAGIDHPGSEYNGKTVAAPSGISARPYLEGTSDIVRSEDDWYAFELFGNAYLMKGNYKLMKVRPGMFGDGIWHLYNVVDDPSEQHPLEEELPERFHEMMALYTAYEAEHNLVAVDSEWNAFQAASEGN from the coding sequence ATGAAAAAGTTGCTCGCACTTTTAGTGATTTCTAGTTTGGTCGTTGGCTGCGGAAGCCCACAAGAATCAGAAAGTCAGGAAGCCGAAGCGGCGACCCCGATGAACGTTCTCCTCCTCGTTGGGGATGATATTGCCTTTGGAGATCTCGGCATATACGGGTCTGAAATCAACACACCGAACTTTAGTCGACTAGCGGAATCAGGTGTTCGCTTTACGAATTTTCATGCCTCTCCTGTATGTTCAGTCACGAGGTCCATGTTGCTTACGGGTTGCAACAACATAGAAGTTGGTCTAGGCTCGTTCGACTACTCCTTTTATCCACCGTCAAAAGGACAACCGGGATACGAGGGCTATCTAACAGACAACGCGCTTCCCATAACACAGCTCTTTAAGGATGCTGGATACGAAGTCTACAAAGCGGGTAAATGGCACTTGGGAGGCGAGGCCGCCGGCGGTTACGGACCGCTCCATTGGGGCTTCACCCGTGAATTTGGGATTCTTTCTGGGGGATCGAACCACTGGAATAATTTGAGAATGACTCCGGACTTCACGGATCCGGATTATATGAACAAGAAATTTGAGGAGCACTGGACCCTCGATGGGGAGCACTACGACCGGCCCGAGGGCATCTACTCCGGAGAACTCTACACCAATCAAATGATCGACTTCATTGAGGAGGGAAGAGAAGCCGGCAACCCTTGGTTCGCCTATATGGCCTTTACCACGGCGCACTTCCCTATTCAAGCACCGCCCGAACTTATCGACAAACACTACGAATTCTACCTTGAGAAAGGATATGAAGGTCTCAAGCAGTTCCGCTACGAACGCCTCAAAGAAAACGGCTTGATTTCAACCGAGGCAGACCCTTCTCCAGAAAACGACCTGGTGAAAAAATGGGACGAATTAAGCGAGGAGGAAAAGCGTTTTCAAGCACGAGTGTTTGCTACCTATGCCGCGGAAATTGAGGACCAAGACAATCGTATTGGCCAGCTTTTGGACTACTTGTCTGAAACGGGTCAATTGGACAACACCATGATCGTGTACATCTCGGATAACGGTCCGGAAGGAATGGAGGCGGAAAATCCGCACACAGGAAATGCAGAGTTCGGTCAGTGGATCGCCAACAATTACGACACTTCCTTTGAAGGGATTGGAACCGCTAACTCGAGCAACTACATCGGCACTTCTTGGGCCAATGCCGCGACTGGCGGGCTTTCTTGGTGGAAGTGGTTTGTTGGCGAAGGAGGCGTTCGCGTTCCTATGGTCATTGTACCTCCTGGCGCCTTCAGCAGCGATTACGACCGATCGGGAGAGATGAGTAATGCCGTGATGTCGGTCAAGGATCTTCCCATGACTATACTGGACTACGCGGGAATTGATCATCCGGGCAGTGAATACAACGGTAAAACCGTGGCCGCTCCGAGCGGTATCAGTGCACGCCCCTACTTGGAAGGTACTTCAGATATCGTTCGCTCTGAGGATGACTGGTACGCCTTTGAACTGTTCGGAAACGCATACTTGATGAAAGGCAATTACAAGTTGATGAAAGTTCGTCCTGGCATGTTCGGAGATGGCATTTGGCATCTGTACAACGTTGTGGACGACCCTTCTGAACAACACCCACTCGAAGAGGAGCTTCCTGAGCGATTTCATGAAATGATGGCTCTCTACACCGCCTACGAAGCAGAGCACAATCTGGTTGCAGTGGATTCTGAATGGAATGCTTTCCAAGCGGCGAGCGAAGGAAACTAA